A window of Mucilaginibacter paludis DSM 18603 contains these coding sequences:
- the lysA gene encoding diaminopimelate decarboxylase, with protein MFNSNTLARFQNIETPFYYYDLKLLKETLQACADASAKYNFHVHYAMKANFNPRVLDLIQSYGFGADCVSGGEVKAAIAHGFDKGKVVFAGVGKSDKEINEALDREIFCFNIESVQELQIINDLAKAKNKTASVAIRINPNVDAHTHHFITTGLEENKFGVNIWELPAVAEALAKCPHLKFLGIHFHIGSQITDLGVYKNLCIRVNELQLWFEERGLPIKVLNLGGGLGVDYQQPDANPICDFESYFKVFNDFLNVKPNQEVHFELGRALVAQSAALVSRVLYVKNGIKKNFLILDAGMTELIRPMLYQAYHQIENLSRGEEAGSERQGAGSRKLEPGIGSQEAGNTDSELQTPDSRLNSPGSELKYDVVGPICESTDCFRKDVDLPESFRGDLIVVRTAGAYGEVMASGYNLRERVQSVYSE; from the coding sequence ATGTTCAATTCCAATACCCTTGCCCGTTTTCAAAATATAGAAACCCCATTTTACTATTACGATTTAAAGCTGCTTAAAGAAACTTTGCAGGCTTGCGCCGATGCATCGGCAAAATATAACTTCCATGTGCATTATGCCATGAAGGCTAATTTCAACCCCCGTGTGCTGGATCTGATCCAGTCGTACGGCTTTGGAGCCGATTGCGTGAGTGGAGGAGAAGTAAAGGCCGCCATTGCGCATGGCTTTGATAAAGGCAAGGTTGTATTTGCTGGCGTAGGCAAATCCGATAAGGAAATTAACGAGGCGCTTGATCGGGAGATATTTTGTTTCAATATCGAATCCGTACAGGAGTTACAGATCATCAATGATCTGGCGAAAGCCAAAAATAAAACAGCCAGCGTGGCTATCCGCATTAACCCCAATGTTGATGCCCATACCCACCATTTTATAACTACCGGTTTAGAAGAGAATAAATTTGGCGTAAATATCTGGGAACTGCCCGCCGTGGCCGAGGCTTTAGCCAAATGCCCTCATCTCAAATTCCTGGGAATCCATTTTCATATCGGCTCGCAGATTACTGATCTGGGTGTTTATAAAAACCTGTGTATCAGGGTGAACGAGTTGCAGCTATGGTTTGAAGAGCGCGGTTTGCCTATCAAAGTATTAAACCTGGGTGGCGGCCTGGGCGTTGATTACCAGCAGCCCGACGCCAATCCCATTTGCGATTTTGAAAGTTATTTTAAAGTATTTAACGATTTTTTAAATGTAAAGCCTAATCAGGAGGTGCATTTTGAGCTGGGCCGGGCCCTGGTTGCGCAGTCGGCAGCCTTGGTAAGCAGGGTGCTGTATGTTAAAAACGGAATCAAAAAGAACTTCCTGATCCTGGACGCAGGCATGACGGAACTGATTCGCCCGATGCTATACCAGGCTTATCACCAGATAGAGAACCTGAGCAGGGGGGAAGAAGCAGGAAGCGAGAGGCAGGGAGCAGGAAGCAGGAAGTTAGAACCAGGAATCGGGAGCCAGGAAGCAGGCAATACAGACTCTGAGCTCCAGACTCCAGACTCCAGACTCAATAGCCCAGGCTCAGAACTAAAATACGATGTTGTTGGCCCTATTTGTGAAAGTACCGATTGTTTCCGGAAGGATGTTGATCTGCCCGAATCATTCCGTGGGGATCTGATCGTGGTGCGTACAGCGGGTGCCTATGGCGAGGTAATGGCATCGGGTTATAATTTGCGCGAACGGGTGCAAAGCGTTTATTCTGAATGA
- the topA gene encoding type I DNA topoisomerase, whose protein sequence is MAKNLLIVESPAKAKTIEGYLGKDFTVKSSYGHIRDLVKSEDAIDIKNNFEQKYEVPADKKQIVSELKKLAKEAEMVWLASDEDREGEAISWHLFDTLGLKDATTKRIVFHEITKSAITKAIENPRKIDYNLVNAQQARRVLDRLVGFELSPVLWKKVKPSLSAGRVQSVAVRLIVDREREINKFKAEAAFRIIALFGKGRDSFKAELPERFSKQEDAEKFLTDCISAAFNVKSLETKPAKRSPAAPFTTSTLQQEASRKLGFSVSRTMSVAQKLYEYGKITYMRTDSVNLSDTALQAAEKQIVSAYGEKYHQLRKYKTKSAGAQEAHEAIRPTFFENHTTDGDPSEKRLYELIWKRAIASQMSEAQFEKTVAKISISTRSEDLVANGEVMKFDGFLKVYLESVDEEEEVSEDGDNAILPPLTKGQLLALREMTATERFSRAAARYTEASLVKKLEELGIGRPSTYAPTISTIQNRGYVVKEDRDGKPRNFRVLTLADGQIKKEEKTENTGVERAKLFPTDIGAVVNDFLVQHFNGIVDFNFTASVEKQFDEIAQGLKEWTEMIRSFYTPFHEEVETTTKNADRANGGRDLGIDPKTGKKVSVRIGRYGPFVQIGESENKEETEPQEKPVYASLRTGQMMETITLDEAMELFKLPKKVGFFEDKDMTVAIGKFGPYIRHNSSFYSLPKGIDPLDVLEEQAIEIIQEKRKKDAEKLIKVFDENPEVKILNGRWGPYIEFEKLNLKIPKDKDPLTLTFEDCKALAAIAEKEPKKGGKFGAKKAAPAKAAPAKKAKAKAVKK, encoded by the coding sequence ATGGCTAAAAATTTACTCATAGTTGAGTCTCCGGCGAAAGCCAAAACCATTGAAGGGTACCTTGGCAAAGACTTTACCGTTAAGTCGAGCTACGGCCATATCCGCGATTTGGTTAAATCGGAAGATGCCATAGATATTAAGAATAACTTTGAACAGAAATACGAGGTTCCGGCTGATAAGAAGCAGATAGTAAGCGAATTAAAAAAATTAGCTAAGGAGGCCGAAATGGTATGGCTCGCGTCCGATGAGGACCGCGAGGGAGAAGCCATATCATGGCATTTATTTGATACACTCGGATTAAAGGATGCAACCACCAAACGCATTGTTTTCCACGAAATTACCAAATCGGCAATTACAAAAGCTATCGAGAACCCACGTAAAATAGATTATAATTTAGTAAACGCCCAGCAAGCACGCCGCGTGCTTGATAGGTTGGTTGGTTTTGAACTCTCGCCAGTTTTATGGAAAAAAGTAAAACCATCACTTTCGGCTGGTCGGGTACAATCGGTAGCCGTGAGGTTAATTGTTGACCGCGAGCGCGAGATCAATAAATTTAAAGCGGAAGCGGCTTTCCGCATCATAGCCCTTTTTGGCAAAGGGAGAGATTCCTTTAAAGCGGAATTGCCCGAGCGCTTCAGCAAGCAGGAAGATGCCGAAAAGTTTTTAACAGATTGCATATCAGCGGCATTTAATGTAAAGAGCCTGGAAACCAAACCGGCCAAAAGAAGCCCCGCAGCCCCCTTTACCACATCAACACTACAACAGGAAGCCAGCCGTAAATTAGGATTTTCGGTTTCGCGCACCATGTCGGTAGCGCAAAAACTGTACGAGTATGGTAAGATAACCTATATGCGTACCGATTCGGTAAACCTTTCTGATACCGCATTACAGGCTGCCGAAAAACAGATCGTATCCGCCTACGGCGAAAAATATCATCAGTTACGTAAATATAAAACCAAATCTGCCGGGGCGCAGGAAGCTCACGAAGCCATCAGGCCAACATTTTTTGAGAACCATACTACCGACGGCGATCCATCGGAAAAGCGTTTATATGAGTTGATCTGGAAGCGGGCTATCGCATCGCAAATGAGTGAAGCTCAGTTTGAGAAAACAGTAGCCAAAATCAGCATATCTACCCGGAGTGAAGATTTAGTTGCCAATGGCGAGGTGATGAAGTTCGACGGATTTTTGAAGGTTTACCTGGAATCTGTCGACGAGGAAGAAGAAGTTTCTGAGGATGGAGACAACGCTATTTTACCTCCATTAACTAAAGGCCAGTTATTAGCCTTGCGCGAAATGACCGCTACCGAGCGTTTCTCTCGTGCGGCGGCAAGGTATACCGAGGCCAGCCTGGTTAAAAAGCTGGAAGAATTGGGTATCGGTCGTCCGTCAACCTACGCTCCTACCATTTCTACCATCCAAAACCGCGGCTATGTGGTTAAGGAAGACCGCGACGGCAAGCCCCGCAATTTCCGTGTGCTTACTTTGGCCGACGGACAGATAAAAAAAGAAGAAAAAACTGAAAATACAGGCGTTGAACGCGCCAAACTTTTCCCTACCGATATTGGTGCCGTAGTTAACGACTTTTTGGTGCAGCATTTTAACGGCATTGTTGATTTTAACTTTACCGCCAGCGTTGAAAAACAATTTGACGAAATTGCACAGGGATTAAAAGAATGGACAGAGATGATCCGCTCGTTCTATACCCCATTTCATGAAGAAGTAGAAACCACTACAAAAAATGCCGACAGAGCAAACGGTGGCCGCGATTTGGGTATCGATCCTAAAACGGGTAAAAAAGTATCTGTACGTATTGGCCGCTACGGTCCATTTGTGCAAATAGGCGAAAGCGAAAACAAAGAAGAAACCGAACCGCAGGAAAAACCGGTTTATGCCAGTTTACGCACCGGCCAGATGATGGAAACCATTACGCTGGACGAGGCCATGGAACTGTTTAAACTACCCAAAAAAGTAGGCTTTTTTGAAGATAAGGACATGACGGTAGCCATAGGCAAATTTGGCCCATACATACGCCATAACAGCTCATTTTACTCGCTGCCTAAAGGGATTGATCCTTTGGATGTGCTGGAAGAGCAGGCTATAGAAATTATACAAGAAAAACGCAAAAAAGATGCCGAAAAGCTCATCAAGGTATTTGATGAAAACCCGGAAGTAAAAATACTGAACGGCCGATGGGGCCCATATATTGAGTTTGAAAAGCTAAATCTTAAAATCCCCAAGGATAAGGACCCTTTAACCCTTACTTTTGAGGATTGCAAAGCCTTAGCCGCCATTGCCGAAAAAGAACCTAAAAAAGGCGGAAAGTTTGGTGCTAAAAAGGCTGCTCCGGCTAAAGCAGCGCCTGCAAAAAAAGCAAAAGCCAAAGCGGTAAAAAAATAG
- a CDS encoding GH1 family beta-glucosidase — protein MGSDIENKQINRQLFGDDFEWGVSTAAPQIEGSLDTDGRGRSVWDVFTQLKGKVLNGDTAHTACDFYNRYRDDIALIKQLHIPNFRFSIAWPRVMPNGTGEVNQTGIDYYNSIIDFCLECGIEPWVTIYHWDLPQELELKGGWTNRDIVSWFSDYVKVCIANFGDRVKNWMVMNEPAVFTGAGYFLGVHAPGRTGIKNFLPAVHHAVLCMATGGRLLRQALPNANIGTTFSCSDIAPYSTNPRDVSAANRADIFFNRIFIEAVSGMGYPDDIKVLKRIKNYIKPGDEQLMSFDFDFIGIQNYTREIIKASFLVPYIGAKIVKAENRGVPLTAMKWEVYPPAIYNVIKKFSAYPFVKKIIITENGSAFPDEVKDGEVHDPLRLAYLQQHMAQVLKAKQEGGKVAGYFIWTLTDNFEWAEGYHPRFGIIHVDFKTQQRIIKGSGKWYGEFLKG, from the coding sequence ATGGGATCCGACATCGAAAATAAACAAATTAACCGGCAGCTTTTTGGGGATGATTTTGAGTGGGGCGTATCAACAGCGGCTCCGCAAATTGAGGGTTCTTTAGATACCGATGGCAGAGGCCGTTCTGTTTGGGATGTATTTACCCAGTTAAAGGGGAAAGTTTTAAATGGCGACACTGCTCATACCGCCTGCGATTTTTATAACCGTTACCGGGATGATATCGCTTTAATCAAACAACTTCATATACCTAACTTCAGGTTCTCTATTGCCTGGCCACGCGTTATGCCTAACGGCACGGGTGAGGTTAATCAAACCGGGATAGACTATTATAACAGTATTATTGATTTTTGCCTGGAATGCGGTATTGAGCCCTGGGTAACTATTTACCATTGGGACCTGCCCCAGGAACTGGAACTAAAAGGCGGCTGGACCAATCGTGATATTGTAAGCTGGTTTAGCGATTATGTAAAGGTTTGCATTGCCAATTTTGGCGACAGGGTGAAAAACTGGATGGTAATGAACGAGCCTGCCGTATTTACCGGCGCAGGTTATTTTTTAGGGGTGCATGCGCCCGGCCGTACCGGTATTAAAAATTTTTTACCCGCTGTACATCATGCCGTATTATGCATGGCTACCGGGGGCAGGCTATTGCGCCAGGCTTTGCCCAATGCCAATATCGGTACTACGTTTTCATGCTCTGATATAGCGCCTTATTCAACTAATCCGCGGGACGTATCTGCTGCCAACCGGGCCGATATTTTTTTCAACAGGATATTTATAGAGGCAGTTTCGGGCATGGGGTATCCCGACGATATTAAGGTACTTAAAAGGATAAAAAATTACATCAAGCCTGGTGATGAGCAGTTGATGTCTTTCGATTTCGATTTTATCGGGATCCAGAACTATACCCGCGAAATTATCAAGGCGTCGTTTTTAGTACCTTATATTGGAGCCAAAATAGTAAAAGCCGAAAATCGCGGCGTCCCGTTAACGGCTATGAAGTGGGAGGTATACCCGCCGGCTATTTATAATGTCATCAAAAAATTTAGCGCATATCCCTTTGTTAAAAAAATTATCATTACCGAAAATGGTTCGGCTTTTCCGGATGAAGTAAAGGATGGCGAGGTTCATGATCCCCTCAGGTTAGCCTATTTACAACAGCACATGGCCCAGGTATTAAAGGCGAAGCAGGAAGGCGGTAAAGTTGCAGGCTATTTCATCTGGACGCTAACGGATAACTTTGAATGGGCCGAAGGCTATCATCCCCGATTTGGAATTATTCATGTTGATTTTAAAACGCAGCAACGTATTATCAAAGGATCGGGAAAATGGTACGGTGAGTTTTTGAAAGGCTGA
- the mnmA gene encoding tRNA 2-thiouridine(34) synthase MnmA produces MSKHGRILVAMSGGVDSSVAAVMLHEQGYEVIGLTMKTWDYASSGTNTKETGCCSLDSINDARALAVGYGFPHYILDIRSEFGDFVIDNFVDEYLAGRTPNPCVLCNTHIKWEALLKRADKLDCEFIATGHYANIRQHDNGRYVISKGLDQNKDQSYVLWGVSQRNLARTRFPLGSFAKAEIRQMAKDMGQLELANKSESYEICFVPDNDYRSFLRHKVGDLEERVSGGNYVLTDGTVVGKHQGYPFYTIGQRKGLGIALGQPMFVTQILPESNTVVLGTAEDLERREAWVRNLNLIKYETITEPIEATTKIRYKDAGMLSNIVQIGEHMKVDFHHSVSGIAPGQSAVFYEGDDLLGGGFLI; encoded by the coding sequence ATGAGCAAGCACGGTAGAATTTTAGTGGCCATGAGTGGCGGGGTTGATAGTTCGGTAGCGGCAGTAATGCTGCACGAGCAGGGTTATGAGGTAATAGGCCTTACCATGAAAACGTGGGACTATGCCTCATCTGGCACAAACACTAAAGAAACCGGCTGCTGTAGCCTGGATAGTATTAACGATGCCCGTGCGCTGGCAGTGGGTTACGGCTTCCCTCATTACATCCTTGATATCCGCAGCGAGTTTGGCGATTTTGTAATTGATAATTTTGTTGACGAATATTTGGCCGGCCGCACACCCAATCCTTGTGTACTTTGCAATACGCACATTAAATGGGAAGCGCTTTTAAAGCGTGCCGATAAGCTGGACTGCGAGTTTATAGCTACAGGGCATTATGCCAACATCCGCCAGCACGATAATGGCCGTTACGTCATATCTAAAGGCCTCGATCAAAACAAAGATCAATCTTACGTATTGTGGGGGGTATCGCAACGCAACCTGGCGCGTACCAGGTTCCCTTTAGGTAGTTTCGCCAAAGCAGAGATCAGGCAGATGGCTAAAGATATGGGGCAGCTTGAGTTGGCTAATAAAAGCGAAAGCTACGAGATTTGTTTTGTGCCTGATAATGATTACCGCTCGTTTTTACGCCACAAGGTGGGCGACCTGGAAGAACGCGTATCAGGCGGCAACTATGTATTAACCGACGGCACCGTAGTAGGCAAACATCAGGGCTATCCGTTTTATACTATTGGCCAGCGTAAAGGCCTTGGGATAGCTTTAGGGCAACCTATGTTTGTTACGCAGATCCTTCCGGAAAGCAATACCGTTGTTTTGGGCACCGCCGAAGATTTGGAACGCCGCGAAGCCTGGGTACGCAACCTTAACCTGATTAAATACGAAACCATTACCGAGCCTATTGAGGCCACCACTAAAATAAGATACAAAGACGCCGGCATGCTTAGCAATATTGTACAAATTGGCGAGCACATGAAGGTTGATTTTCATCATTCCGTTTCGGGCATTGCGCCGGGGCAGTCTGCTGTATTTTACGAGGGTGACGACCTTTTAGGCGGCGGATTTTTAATCTGA
- a CDS encoding aspartate kinase — translation MKVLKFGGTSVGSPERMKKLLDIINPAERQIVVLSAVSGTTNNLVEIGQAYLAGEKVKASALIANLKTKYEKFIQELFAKPEYLDAGKEVIDYHFGLLSNLANEEFTTIEDKIILAQGELLSTTLYYVYLQEIGVPSVLLPALDFMKTDEDGEPVIDYMAEHIAPLLDQYPDNKLFITQGYICRNSFGEIDNLRRGGSDYTASLIGAAIRSEEVQIWTDIDGMHNNDPRIVKGTKPISHLSFDEAAELAYFGAKILHPQSVFPAQKYKIPVRLLNTMEPSAPGTLISASSDRSEIKSIAAKDNITAIKIHSSRMLLAYGFLRRVFEVFERYKTPIDMITTSEVAVSVTIDDTTFLGDITRELNVFGSVEIDVNQTIVCVVGDFSSETHGYAARVLEAVKHIPLRMISYGGSSYNISILVKTADKVETLRSLHSRLF, via the coding sequence ATGAAAGTTTTAAAATTTGGCGGAACATCCGTTGGCAGCCCCGAACGGATGAAAAAACTGCTGGATATCATAAACCCCGCCGAGCGGCAAATTGTGGTGCTATCCGCTGTTTCGGGCACAACCAATAACCTGGTAGAGATTGGACAAGCTTATCTTGCCGGTGAAAAGGTTAAGGCATCTGCCTTGATAGCTAACTTGAAAACCAAATACGAAAAATTTATACAAGAGCTGTTTGCAAAACCCGAGTACCTGGATGCGGGAAAGGAAGTGATAGACTATCATTTTGGCTTGTTAAGCAACCTGGCTAACGAGGAGTTTACCACCATAGAAGATAAAATTATCCTCGCCCAGGGCGAGTTGTTGAGCACCACGCTTTATTATGTTTATTTACAAGAGATTGGTGTGCCCTCGGTTTTATTACCAGCCCTCGATTTTATGAAAACCGATGAGGATGGCGAACCGGTAATTGATTACATGGCAGAGCATATCGCGCCCCTGTTGGATCAATATCCCGATAACAAGCTTTTTATTACCCAAGGTTATATCTGTCGTAATTCGTTCGGAGAAATTGATAACCTGCGCCGTGGCGGCAGTGATTATACCGCATCCCTGATAGGCGCTGCCATCAGGAGCGAAGAGGTGCAGATATGGACCGATATTGACGGCATGCACAACAATGACCCGCGCATTGTAAAGGGTACTAAACCCATCTCGCACCTGTCGTTTGACGAGGCAGCCGAACTGGCCTACTTCGGTGCTAAAATTTTGCATCCGCAAAGTGTTTTTCCGGCGCAAAAGTATAAAATACCGGTGCGGTTGTTAAATACCATGGAACCATCCGCTCCCGGTACCTTAATTAGTGCCAGCAGCGACCGCAGCGAAATCAAATCTATCGCTGCCAAGGATAACATAACGGCTATCAAGATTCATTCGAGCAGGATGCTGTTAGCATACGGGTTTTTACGCCGTGTTTTTGAGGTTTTTGAACGATATAAAACGCCAATAGACATGATTACCACCTCGGAAGTGGCGGTATCGGTTACCATTGATGATACTACCTTTTTGGGCGATATCACCCGTGAGCTCAATGTATTCGGATCGGTGGAGATCGACGTTAATCAAACTATCGTTTGCGTGGTTGGCGATTTTAGCAGCGAAACACATGGCTATGCGGCCCGCGTTTTAGAAGCCGTAAAACACATACCTTTGCGCATGATATCTTATGGTGGCAGCAGCTATAATATTTCTATCCTGGTGAAAACAGCCGACAAGGTTGAAACCCTCAGGAGCCTGCATAGCAGGTTGTTTTAG
- a CDS encoding 5' nucleotidase, NT5C type, producing MKAKRKSIAIDMDNVIADIEEQAIIWYERDFGVRIKREAMHGIPEADAFPNKQAVYNYVHAPGFFRTAPVVPGAVEALQKLMINFEVYIVSAAMEFPLSLYEKREWLSEHFSFISWRNIVFCGDKSVIDTDYLIDDHPKNLDFCRGKAIMFTAGHNRNHHQHTRVNNWAEAATLMEQELSIQG from the coding sequence ATGAAAGCTAAAAGAAAATCGATTGCCATAGATATGGACAACGTAATTGCAGATATTGAAGAGCAGGCCATCATCTGGTACGAACGTGATTTTGGGGTGAGGATAAAGCGTGAGGCCATGCATGGCATACCAGAAGCTGATGCCTTCCCTAATAAACAGGCGGTTTATAATTATGTACACGCTCCAGGATTTTTCCGGACCGCGCCTGTGGTGCCGGGTGCCGTTGAGGCCTTACAAAAACTAATGATCAATTTTGAAGTGTACATCGTATCCGCAGCAATGGAATTTCCGCTGTCGCTGTATGAAAAGCGCGAATGGCTTAGCGAGCATTTTTCCTTTATCAGCTGGCGAAATATTGTTTTTTGTGGTGATAAGAGCGTGATTGATACCGATTACCTGATCGATGACCATCCTAAGAATCTTGATTTCTGTCGCGGTAAGGCCATTATGTTTACTGCGGGGCATAACCGTAACCATCATCAACACACGCGGGTAAATAACTGGGCGGAAGCCGCTACTTTAATGGAGCAGGAATTAAGTATACAGGGTTAA
- a CDS encoding DUF6438 domain-containing protein — MLVRFLLSFILSAILFSCKPNYQEQILGEWKYVGLGFKENGIERDYNSEYKSFKYSSYQFFRNDSCEERSPASVSRGFYDFNTRYKVDGDNLRIFSLNEWRRMTILRMSGDTMLIESPDFKKNNLYYKYVRQHYVDDPSLKFDQIMVSYGAWSTRSELSIDKYGRVTYCHNSLRQDYYLTSKISENAFAKIELAFAKANFLQLKDRYEDSSSDNLSVEISLVKDGKILKTTYDIDVSGPAELMWAYTPLLAMKGYLKMDTLHHNSMFNHFFKSFANASGIHRLRSTESFYLWNLLWKGNKVSKQFSKKYDVKFDGDSKILNIETDGRLYRFNMENGTKYTYDIGFNFIERNSDKMKFEDKTSN, encoded by the coding sequence ATGTTAGTTCGTTTTTTGCTAAGTTTTATTTTATCAGCGATCCTGTTTTCGTGCAAACCCAATTATCAGGAACAAATTTTAGGTGAATGGAAATATGTTGGATTGGGATTTAAAGAAAATGGAATAGAAAGGGACTATAATTCGGAATACAAATCTTTCAAATATAGTAGCTATCAATTTTTTAGAAATGATAGCTGCGAAGAACGTTCACCAGCGTCGGTCTCACGTGGTTTTTATGATTTTAATACCCGGTATAAAGTTGATGGTGATAACCTACGTATTTTTAGTTTAAATGAATGGCGGCGGATGACGATTTTAAGAATGAGCGGCGATACGATGCTTATCGAAAGTCCGGATTTTAAAAAAAATAATCTTTACTATAAATATGTTCGTCAACACTATGTAGACGATCCAAGCCTCAAGTTCGATCAGATAATGGTTTCTTATGGCGCCTGGAGCACCCGAAGTGAATTGTCAATTGATAAATATGGCAGGGTTACCTATTGTCATAACTCATTGAGGCAAGATTACTATTTAACGTCGAAAATTTCTGAGAACGCATTTGCTAAAATTGAACTGGCTTTTGCTAAGGCGAATTTTTTGCAACTAAAAGATCGTTATGAAGATAGTAGCAGTGATAACCTCTCTGTCGAAATAAGTTTAGTAAAGGATGGTAAAATATTAAAAACGACTTATGATATTGATGTGTCCGGTCCGGCAGAATTAATGTGGGCTTACACTCCTTTGTTGGCGATGAAAGGGTACCTCAAAATGGATACTTTGCATCATAATTCAATGTTCAATCATTTCTTTAAATCATTTGCAAATGCTTCCGGTATCCACCGCTTAAGAAGTACAGAAAGCTTTTACTTGTGGAACCTGTTATGGAAAGGTAATAAAGTATCAAAACAGTTTAGCAAAAAATATGATGTGAAATTTGATGGTGACAGTAAAATATTAAATATAGAAACCGATGGGCGGTTATATCGATTTAACATGGAAAACGGGACTAAATATACATACGATATTGGATTTAACTTTATTGAGAGAAATTCAGATAAGATGAAATTTGAAGACAAAACTTCTAATTGA
- a CDS encoding TIGR04282 family arsenosugar biosynthesis glycosyltransferase, whose protein sequence is MKKSAIIIFIKNPDLGRVKKRLAQSVGDNNALQVYRQMLAHTQQITQSLSTDKFLYYDREADTNDSWPNSVYHKKTQSGKVMASRINTAFKQIFKMGYEHIVMIGSDCLELDERIIRLAFRQLDHFDCVLGPTKDGGFYLMGLTAFCPELFRIIGWGTAQLMHEALRCIEHLNKTCFILPELADIATVDDLDDNLKLLII, encoded by the coding sequence ATGAAAAAAAGCGCCATCATTATTTTCATAAAAAATCCCGACCTGGGCAGGGTTAAAAAGCGGCTTGCCCAATCGGTTGGTGATAACAACGCTTTACAAGTATACCGGCAGATGCTTGCGCACACGCAACAAATAACCCAATCATTAAGTACCGATAAATTTTTATATTATGATAGAGAGGCCGATACAAACGACTCGTGGCCTAACAGTGTCTATCATAAAAAAACACAGTCAGGCAAGGTAATGGCAAGCCGGATAAATACTGCTTTTAAACAGATATTTAAAATGGGCTATGAGCACATTGTTATGATAGGCAGCGATTGCCTCGAACTGGACGAAAGGATTATCAGGCTGGCATTTAGGCAACTTGACCATTTTGACTGTGTATTGGGACCTACTAAAGACGGTGGCTTTTATTTAATGGGTTTAACGGCATTCTGTCCAGAACTATTTAGAATTATTGGCTGGGGTACTGCCCAATTAATGCACGAAGCTTTAAGATGCATTGAGCATTTAAATAAAACCTGCTTTATATTGCCTGAATTAGCGGATATAGCTACCGTTGACGACTTAGACGATAACCTTAAATTATTGATTATATAA
- a CDS encoding aldo/keto reductase, translating into MNRKELGHTGINVSPLCFGGNVFGWTIDENTSFKMLDAVTGAGINFIDTADVYSAWAHNKVGGQSETIIGNWLKKSGKRNEVVIATKVGKEMAPDKKGLSKAYIIRAVEDSLKRLQTDYIDLYQSHDDDKETPLEETMETFTQLIKEGKVRAIGASNYSGERLAEALAVSKKNNMAAYQTLQPLYNLYDREDFEINLQPVCIENNIAVINYYALASGFLTGKYRTEQDLANTKRVSNKKYLNDRGLKILKALDEVAARYHSNPAQVSIAWLLTRDTIAAPIASATSVEQLQDLIKATELKLDNAALEILTEASDY; encoded by the coding sequence ATGAACAGAAAAGAATTAGGTCATACCGGCATCAACGTTAGTCCGCTTTGTTTTGGCGGCAACGTTTTTGGCTGGACGATAGACGAAAACACATCCTTCAAAATGCTTGATGCCGTTACCGGCGCAGGCATCAACTTTATCGATACCGCCGACGTGTATTCTGCGTGGGCACATAACAAGGTTGGTGGGCAGTCGGAAACCATTATTGGCAACTGGCTTAAAAAAAGCGGGAAGCGCAACGAGGTGGTTATTGCCACCAAGGTAGGTAAAGAAATGGCACCTGATAAAAAGGGCCTTTCCAAAGCGTACATCATACGGGCGGTAGAAGACTCTTTAAAGCGTCTGCAAACTGATTATATCGATTTGTACCAATCGCACGACGATGACAAGGAAACACCTTTGGAAGAAACCATGGAAACCTTTACCCAACTGATTAAAGAGGGTAAGGTACGCGCCATTGGTGCCTCAAACTACAGCGGAGAGCGTTTAGCGGAGGCTTTAGCAGTTAGTAAAAAGAATAACATGGCTGCATATCAAACCCTGCAACCCTTATATAACCTGTATGACAGGGAAGATTTTGAAATAAACCTTCAACCGGTATGCATCGAAAACAACATAGCCGTTATTAATTATTATGCGCTTGCCAGTGGATTTTTAACAGGTAAGTACCGTACCGAACAGGATTTGGCAAACACTAAACGCGTGAGCAACAAAAAGTACCTGAATGACCGCGGCTTAAAAATTTTAAAAGCCTTAGACGAGGTTGCTGCGCGATACCACTCAAACCCGGCACAAGTTTCGATAGCCTGGCTGCTTACCCGCGATACCATAGCAGCACCTATTGCCAGCGCAACCAGCGTTGAACAATTACAGGATTTGATAAAGGCTACAGAATTAAAATTGGATAATGCGGCTTTAGAGATATTGACGGAGGCAAGTGATTATTGA